From one Agrobacterium fabrum str. C58 genomic stretch:
- a CDS encoding sensor histidine kinase, whose amino-acid sequence MNLHRLAWHNAERDESELHDSLVLALLDSGETVMLQDWNRDYIFVANLPDVWKLPADSHPTDENLFGNDLSVRLAELKRDMNTAGSRGMLEVNAGNDRVFQFQVHSTFNQSNQVVMKTTIREVTAERRREQLLRSLLREVSHRSKNLLAIIQSLAGQTARFSLTKDDFLRKFRGRLHALAQSQDLITDSDWRGARIFELLRQQFDLYVPEYPNLIHIEGENLLLNPNGALYIGLAFHELVVNTVSHSGNLAYHPPISLQCRQDGDFYIVEWNEPMMPSKEPAEARRGSFGSVVLEKVVPSALGGVAEYKLTPERIVYSLKFPSGDAAVA is encoded by the coding sequence ATGAATTTGCATCGGCTGGCATGGCATAACGCGGAGAGGGACGAAAGCGAGCTTCACGATTCGCTTGTCCTTGCCTTGCTCGATTCGGGTGAGACAGTCATGCTGCAGGACTGGAACCGCGACTATATATTCGTGGCCAATCTGCCGGATGTCTGGAAACTTCCGGCGGATTCGCACCCGACTGATGAAAATCTGTTTGGCAATGATCTCTCAGTCCGACTGGCTGAACTTAAGAGGGACATGAACACGGCAGGCAGCCGAGGGATGCTGGAAGTTAATGCCGGCAATGACCGCGTCTTCCAGTTTCAGGTCCACTCCACCTTCAACCAGTCGAACCAGGTGGTGATGAAGACCACCATCCGGGAGGTGACGGCGGAAAGGCGGCGCGAACAGCTTCTGCGCTCGCTGCTGCGCGAGGTCAGCCACCGCTCCAAGAACCTTCTGGCGATCATCCAGAGCCTTGCCGGCCAGACGGCCCGTTTCAGCCTCACCAAGGATGATTTCCTGCGCAAGTTCCGCGGCCGGCTGCATGCCCTTGCCCAGAGCCAGGATCTCATCACGGATTCGGACTGGCGCGGTGCGCGCATATTCGAGCTTCTGCGGCAGCAATTCGATCTATATGTGCCTGAGTATCCCAACCTCATCCATATTGAAGGCGAAAACCTGCTGCTCAACCCGAATGGTGCGCTTTATATCGGGCTCGCCTTCCATGAGCTCGTCGTCAACACCGTCAGCCACAGCGGCAATCTCGCCTATCACCCGCCGATCTCTCTCCAGTGTCGCCAGGACGGTGATTTTTACATCGTCGAATGGAACGAGCCGATGATGCCATCGAAGGAACCGGCTGAGGCCAGGCGCGGCAGTTTCGGCAGCGTGGTGCTGGAAAAGGTGGTGCCTTCCGCTCTCGGTGGCGTTGCCGAATATAAGCTGACGCCGGAACGGATCGTCTATAGCCTCAAATTCCCTTCGGGTGACGCAGCGGTCGCATGA
- a CDS encoding NepR family anti-sigma factor translates to MSMFQSDQDSPDNSAPPQVPHSGRAVISRKLRELYDAVQEEGIPDKFLDLLEKLDEAESKANMKASEE, encoded by the coding sequence ATGAGCATGTTTCAATCGGACCAAGATTCGCCGGACAACTCGGCGCCCCCCCAGGTTCCACATTCCGGGCGGGCGGTGATTTCCCGCAAGCTCAGGGAGCTCTATGATGCCGTTCAGGAAGAAGGCATCCCTGACAAATTCCTCGATCTTCTCGAAAAACTCGATGAAGCCGAAAGCAAGGCCAACATGAAGGCTTCGGAGGAATGA
- a CDS encoding RNA polymerase sigma factor, producing the protein MAKEPEQTEYNFKREMLAALPNLRAFAISLIRSRDRADDLVQDTIMKAWAKQDSFQPGTNMRAWLVTILRNEFYSQIRKSGREVQDTDGVYTSRLSVPPEQHGSVDLQDFRTALAKLPDDQREAILLIGASGFAYEEAAEICGCPVGTIKSRVSRARLRLQELLGIENENEFGPDAQMSAVTAAATAG; encoded by the coding sequence ATGGCGAAAGAGCCGGAGCAGACAGAATATAATTTCAAGCGGGAAATGCTGGCGGCGTTGCCGAACCTGCGCGCGTTTGCGATTTCGCTTATCCGTTCGAGGGACCGTGCAGACGACCTCGTGCAGGACACGATCATGAAGGCCTGGGCAAAACAGGACAGCTTTCAGCCCGGCACCAACATGCGGGCATGGCTGGTGACGATCCTGCGCAACGAATTCTACAGCCAGATTCGTAAATCCGGCCGTGAAGTGCAGGATACGGACGGGGTCTATACCTCGCGCCTCTCCGTGCCGCCGGAACAGCACGGTTCCGTCGACCTTCAGGATTTCCGCACCGCGCTCGCAAAATTGCCCGACGACCAGCGCGAAGCCATCCTGCTGATCGGCGCCTCCGGTTTTGCCTATGAGGAAGCTGCCGAGATTTGCGGTTGCCCGGTCGGCACGATCAAGAGCCGTGTGAGCCGTGCGAGGCTTCGCCTGCAGGAACTGCTGGGTATCGAAAACGAAAACGAATTCGGTCCGGATGCGCAGATGAGCGCGGTCACCGCCGCCGCCACGGCGGGCTGA
- a CDS encoding response regulator — translation MSVSTRIAPHLPYLRRFARAVCGSQSTGDAYVAATLEALIADISIFPQTSSDRVSLYQLFVSIFSSVTINIKTDENLSGWEKRASANLSAVPALARQAFLLTTVEEFTPSETAEVLRVSEDQVSRLIDEAASEIARQVATDIMIIEDEPLIAMDIEQMVTDLGHRVTGIARTHTEALDLFHRTQPKMILADIQLADGSSGLDAMKDILQMTTLPVIFITAFPERLLTGERPEPTFLVTKPFNPDMVKALISQALFFNESSRVAA, via the coding sequence ATGTCAGTTTCTACACGCATCGCACCGCACCTGCCATATCTTCGCAGGTTCGCGCGTGCCGTTTGCGGCTCACAATCAACGGGCGATGCCTATGTTGCGGCAACACTCGAAGCTCTGATCGCCGACATCAGCATTTTTCCGCAGACAAGCAGCGATCGCGTTTCGCTCTATCAATTGTTCGTATCGATCTTTAGTTCCGTCACGATCAATATTAAGACCGACGAAAACCTGTCCGGCTGGGAAAAACGCGCCTCCGCGAACCTCTCCGCCGTGCCGGCATTGGCCCGTCAGGCTTTCCTTTTGACGACGGTTGAAGAGTTCACGCCATCGGAAACCGCAGAGGTTCTGAGAGTGTCCGAAGATCAGGTCAGCAGACTGATCGACGAGGCGGCCTCTGAAATCGCAAGGCAGGTGGCAACCGATATCATGATCATCGAGGATGAACCTCTGATCGCCATGGATATCGAGCAGATGGTGACCGATCTCGGCCATCGCGTCACGGGCATCGCCCGCACCCACACGGAAGCGCTCGATCTCTTCCATCGCACCCAGCCCAAGATGATACTTGCTGATATCCAGCTCGCCGACGGCAGCTCCGGTCTCGACGCGATGAAGGATATCCTGCAGATGACCACCCTCCCGGTGATCTTTATCACGGCCTTCCCCGAGCGTCTTTTGACAGGCGAGCGACCGGAGCCGACCTTCCTCGTGACGAAGCCGTTTAATCCGGACATGGTGAAAGCGCTTATCAGCCAGGCCCTGTTTTTCAACGAAAGCTCACGCGTCGCGGCTTGA
- a CDS encoding ABC transporter ATP-binding protein has product MSTGNVTTLRRPEAPPSLPAGTEAKIEHHARPAEGKVAFSFRNVTKSFGDKPVLRGIDLDVREGEFLAVIGKSGCGKSTLLRILAGLDTPTTGTVSKDPSNRTRMMFQEPRLLPWERIANNVSVGLTGIAKGEAAREQALGILDEVGLKDRAGEWPYVLSGGQKQRVALARALVAHPQILALDEPLGALDALTRIEMQLLLERIWRKQKFTAVLVTHDVSEAVALADRIVVIDEGRIALDLDVKLPRPRRHGTPEFARLEEQVLNQLFGRGDITGQ; this is encoded by the coding sequence ATGTCGACCGGTAATGTGACGACGCTGAGACGCCCCGAAGCCCCGCCATCCCTTCCGGCCGGAACCGAGGCGAAGATCGAACATCACGCAAGACCGGCTGAAGGCAAGGTCGCCTTCAGCTTCCGAAACGTCACGAAAAGCTTCGGCGACAAGCCGGTTCTGCGCGGCATCGATCTCGACGTGCGGGAAGGCGAGTTTCTGGCTGTTATCGGCAAGAGCGGCTGTGGCAAGAGCACGCTTTTGCGCATTCTGGCGGGCCTCGACACGCCGACGACCGGCACCGTCTCGAAAGACCCATCGAACCGCACCCGCATGATGTTTCAGGAGCCGCGGCTTCTGCCGTGGGAGCGGATCGCAAACAATGTTTCGGTGGGACTGACCGGCATCGCCAAAGGCGAAGCGGCAAGGGAACAGGCGCTTGGCATTCTCGACGAGGTCGGTCTCAAGGACCGGGCGGGCGAGTGGCCCTATGTGCTCTCCGGTGGCCAGAAGCAACGCGTGGCGCTGGCCCGCGCCCTTGTCGCCCATCCGCAGATCCTGGCACTGGACGAGCCGCTCGGGGCGCTCGATGCGCTGACCCGCATCGAAATGCAGCTTCTGCTGGAGCGTATCTGGCGCAAGCAGAAATTCACTGCCGTGCTCGTCACCCATGATGTGTCGGAGGCCGTGGCGCTTGCCGATCGCATCGTCGTCATCGATGAGGGGCGCATCGCGCTCGATCTCGATGTAAAACTGCCGCGCCCGCGCCGCCACGGCACGCCGGAATTCGCAAGGCTGGAAGAACAGGTTCTGAACCAGCTCTTCGGCCGCGGCGACATTACCGGACAATAG
- the putA gene encoding trifunctional transcriptional regulator/proline dehydrogenase/L-glutamate gamma-semialdehyde dehydrogenase, translated as MADGASNAGVTIQQVGNSIFQNFAPPVREQSLLRKAVTAAYRRAEEECMAPLIEAATVTADQAKAIRDTARKLIEALRAKTKGTGVEGLVQEYSLSSHEGVALMCLAEALLRIPDTATRDALIRDKIARGDWKSHIGGGRSLFVNAATWGLVITGKLTSTVNDSGLSAALTKLIARAGEPVIRRGVDMAMRMMGEQFVTGETIGEAIKRSKPLEEQGFQYSYDMLGEAATTAKDAERYYKDYENAIHAIGKASAGRGIYGGPGISIKLSALHPRYARAQAERVMAELLPRVKSLMLLSKTYDIGLNIDAEEADRLELSLDLLEELALDKDLAGWNGLGFVVQAYGRRCPFVLDYIIDLARRSGRRIMVRLVKGAYWDAEIKRAQVEGLEDFPVFTRKVHTDVSYIACARKLLDARDLVFPQFATHNAQSMATIYHLAGPDFKLGDYEFQCLHGMGEPLYSEVVGKKKLDRPCRFYAPVGTHETLLAYLVRRLLENGANSSFVNRIADPAVPVDSLLEDPVAVVKAYAVPGAQHDRIAAPADLFGPERKNSAGVDLSNETTLSALDKTLKAGAATEWKAAAPQAGGQTRPVLNPGDHSDIVGHVTEPTEADVEAAMQRAAASSWPSMPVEDRAACLERAADAMQAEMPTLLGLIMREAGKSMPNAIAEVREAIDFLRYYAAEARRNFKSDEKSLGPVVCISPWNFPLAIFIGQVAAALVAGNPVLAKPAEETPLIAAQGVRLLHEAGVPQDAVQLLPGDGKTGAALVGSPLTAGVMFTGSTEVARLIQGQLAGRVLANGQPVPLIAETGGQNAMIVDSSALAEQVVADVIASAFDSAGQRCSALRILCLQEDVADRTLTMLKGALHELRIGRTDQLSVDVGPVITAEAKGIIEKHIDGMRSLGHRIEQIALAGETGKGTFVPPTIIEMKSLADLKREVFGPVLHVIRFKRDHLDRLIDEINATGYGLTFGLHTRLDDTIQHVLSRVAAGNLYVNRNIIGAVVGVQPFGGRGLSGTGPKAGGPLYLGRMTEKAPKIDRIASQQDQAAVDLARWLDENGQTVAAEAARQAAALSGLGFETELAGPVGERNVYALHPRGKILLVPATEQGLYRQLAAALSTGNSVVIDNASGLEKAIYGLPASVTSRIVWADDWEKSAPFAGALVEGDAERVVAINRKIAALPGPLVLFQAATTDALSGESQPYTLDWLVEEVSVSVNTTAAGGNASLMSIG; from the coding sequence ATGGCCGATGGTGCAAGCAATGCCGGTGTAACTATCCAGCAGGTGGGAAACAGTATCTTCCAGAATTTTGCGCCGCCGGTGCGCGAACAGAGCCTGCTGCGCAAGGCGGTCACTGCCGCCTACCGCCGGGCAGAAGAAGAATGCATGGCGCCTTTGATCGAAGCGGCGACGGTGACGGCTGACCAGGCGAAAGCCATTCGCGACACCGCCCGCAAGCTGATCGAGGCGCTGCGTGCCAAAACCAAGGGCACAGGCGTCGAAGGGCTGGTGCAGGAATATTCGCTTTCCAGCCATGAGGGCGTGGCGCTGATGTGCCTTGCCGAAGCGCTGCTGCGCATTCCTGACACCGCCACCCGCGACGCGCTGATCCGCGACAAGATCGCGCGTGGCGACTGGAAGTCCCATATTGGCGGCGGGCGTTCGCTTTTCGTCAATGCCGCCACCTGGGGTCTCGTCATCACAGGCAAGCTCACTTCGACCGTCAATGACAGCGGCCTTTCAGCGGCGCTGACGAAGCTGATCGCCCGCGCCGGCGAACCCGTCATCCGCCGTGGCGTCGACATGGCGATGCGTATGATGGGCGAGCAGTTCGTGACCGGCGAAACCATCGGTGAGGCGATCAAGCGGTCGAAGCCGCTTGAGGAGCAGGGCTTCCAATATTCCTACGACATGCTGGGCGAAGCCGCGACCACCGCAAAGGATGCCGAGCGTTATTACAAGGATTATGAAAACGCCATCCACGCCATTGGCAAGGCCTCCGCCGGCCGCGGCATCTATGGCGGGCCGGGCATTTCCATCAAGCTTTCGGCGCTGCATCCACGCTACGCCCGCGCGCAGGCCGAGCGGGTGATGGCGGAGCTTCTGCCGCGCGTGAAATCGCTGATGCTGCTCAGCAAGACATACGATATCGGCCTCAATATCGATGCGGAAGAAGCCGACCGGCTGGAACTGTCACTCGATCTTCTCGAAGAACTGGCGCTGGACAAGGACCTTGCTGGCTGGAACGGCCTCGGTTTCGTGGTGCAGGCCTATGGCCGCCGCTGCCCCTTCGTTCTCGACTACATCATCGACCTCGCCCGCCGTTCGGGCCGCCGCATCATGGTGCGCCTCGTCAAGGGCGCTTATTGGGATGCGGAAATCAAGCGCGCGCAGGTGGAGGGGCTGGAAGACTTCCCGGTCTTTACCCGGAAAGTGCATACCGATGTCTCCTACATCGCCTGCGCCCGCAAGCTGCTCGACGCGCGCGATCTGGTCTTCCCGCAATTTGCGACCCACAATGCGCAGTCCATGGCGACCATCTATCACCTCGCCGGTCCCGATTTCAAACTCGGCGACTACGAGTTCCAGTGCCTGCACGGCATGGGCGAACCGCTTTACAGCGAAGTCGTCGGCAAAAAGAAACTCGACCGCCCCTGCCGTTTCTATGCCCCTGTCGGCACGCATGAGACGCTGCTGGCCTATCTCGTGCGCCGCCTTCTGGAGAACGGCGCGAACTCCTCCTTCGTCAATCGCATTGCCGATCCGGCCGTGCCGGTGGATTCCCTGCTGGAAGACCCGGTCGCGGTGGTGAAGGCCTATGCCGTTCCCGGTGCGCAGCACGACCGTATCGCCGCCCCCGCCGATCTCTTCGGCCCGGAACGGAAAAACTCCGCCGGCGTCGACCTCTCCAATGAAACAACGCTCTCTGCCCTCGACAAAACACTGAAGGCGGGTGCAGCAACGGAATGGAAGGCTGCGGCGCCACAGGCTGGCGGCCAGACGCGCCCGGTCCTCAACCCCGGCGACCACAGCGATATCGTCGGCCATGTGACGGAACCCACCGAGGCCGATGTCGAAGCGGCCATGCAGCGGGCGGCGGCTTCAAGCTGGCCCTCTATGCCAGTGGAAGACCGTGCCGCCTGCCTGGAGCGCGCGGCCGACGCCATGCAGGCCGAAATGCCCACACTGCTCGGCCTCATCATGCGCGAGGCGGGAAAATCCATGCCCAACGCCATTGCCGAGGTGCGCGAAGCCATCGATTTCCTGCGTTACTACGCGGCAGAAGCCCGCAGGAATTTCAAATCGGATGAAAAATCGCTCGGTCCCGTCGTCTGCATTAGCCCGTGGAACTTCCCGCTCGCCATCTTCATCGGTCAGGTGGCCGCAGCGCTGGTCGCCGGCAACCCGGTTCTGGCAAAACCCGCTGAGGAGACTCCGCTGATCGCCGCGCAGGGTGTGCGCCTGCTCCATGAGGCGGGCGTTCCGCAAGACGCCGTGCAGCTTCTGCCGGGCGATGGCAAGACGGGTGCGGCGCTGGTCGGCTCACCACTGACGGCGGGCGTGATGTTCACCGGCTCCACTGAGGTGGCGCGGCTCATTCAGGGGCAGCTTGCCGGCCGGGTTCTGGCCAATGGCCAGCCGGTGCCGCTGATTGCCGAGACCGGTGGTCAGAACGCCATGATCGTCGATTCCTCCGCGCTTGCCGAACAGGTTGTCGCCGATGTCATCGCGTCTGCCTTCGACAGTGCCGGACAGCGCTGCTCGGCACTGCGCATCCTCTGCCTGCAGGAAGATGTGGCGGACCGCACGCTGACCATGCTGAAAGGCGCGCTGCACGAATTGCGCATCGGCCGCACGGATCAGCTCTCCGTCGATGTCGGCCCCGTCATCACCGCCGAGGCCAAGGGCATCATCGAAAAGCATATTGACGGCATGCGGTCGCTCGGTCACCGCATCGAGCAGATTGCGCTTGCGGGGGAAACCGGCAAGGGCACCTTCGTACCGCCAACCATCATCGAGATGAAATCGCTCGCCGATCTGAAGCGCGAGGTCTTCGGGCCGGTGCTGCACGTCATCCGCTTCAAGCGCGATCATCTCGACCGGCTGATCGATGAGATCAACGCCACCGGCTACGGCCTGACCTTCGGCCTGCATACGCGTCTCGACGATACGATCCAGCATGTGCTCTCCCGCGTTGCGGCCGGCAATCTTTATGTGAACCGCAACATCATCGGCGCGGTGGTCGGTGTGCAGCCCTTTGGCGGACGCGGCCTTTCCGGCACCGGCCCCAAGGCCGGCGGTCCGCTTTATCTCGGCCGCATGACGGAGAAAGCGCCAAAGATAGACCGCATCGCCAGCCAGCAGGATCAGGCTGCGGTCGATCTCGCCCGCTGGCTGGATGAAAATGGTCAGACTGTTGCGGCAGAAGCCGCACGCCAGGCGGCTGCGCTTTCAGGCCTTGGCTTTGAGACCGAGCTGGCCGGCCCCGTCGGCGAGCGCAATGTCTATGCGCTGCATCCGCGCGGCAAGATCCTGCTGGTGCCGGCAACCGAACAGGGGCTTTACCGTCAGCTTGCGGCAGCGCTATCTACCGGCAACTCTGTTGTCATCGACAATGCTTCGGGACTGGAAAAGGCGATCTACGGCCTGCCGGCAAGCGTGACCTCGCGCATCGTCTGGGCGGATGACTGGGAAAAATCGGCACCCTTCGCCGGTGCGCTGGTCGAGGGCGATGCGGAACGCGTGGTTGCGATCAACAGGAAGATCGCCGCCCTGCCCGGCCCGCTGGTTCTCTTTCAGGCAGCGACGACGGACGCACTTTCCGGCGAAAGCCAGCCCTATACTCTCGACTGGCTGGTGGAAGAGGTTTCAGTCAGCGTCAACACCACGGCCGCCGGCGGCAATGCCAGCCTGATGAGCATTGGCTAA
- a CDS encoding Lrp/AsnC family transcriptional regulator, with protein MANSQKTDGLDHFDLKILEVLSEDGRMSVLQLSKTVGLSKTPCQTRLKRLVDEGYILGFRAMLNPQKLGVDHIAFAEVKLSDTREKALEEFNTAVRKIKEVEECHMIAGAFDYLLKVRTSDIRKYRRVLGEKISSLPSVANTSTFVVMQSVKETGI; from the coding sequence ATGGCAAACAGTCAAAAAACAGACGGTCTGGATCACTTCGATCTCAAGATTCTCGAGGTGCTCAGCGAAGACGGGCGCATGTCCGTATTGCAACTCTCAAAAACGGTCGGCCTTTCCAAGACGCCCTGCCAGACACGGCTGAAGCGGCTGGTGGATGAGGGCTATATTCTCGGCTTCAGGGCCATGCTCAATCCACAGAAGCTCGGCGTCGATCACATTGCCTTCGCCGAGGTCAAGCTTTCCGACACGCGGGAAAAGGCGCTGGAAGAGTTCAACACGGCGGTGCGCAAGATCAAGGAAGTGGAGGAGTGCCACATGATCGCAGGCGCCTTCGATTATCTCCTGAAGGTGCGCACCAGCGACATCCGCAAATACCGCAGGGTGCTCGGCGAAAAAATCTCGAGCCTGCCGTCGGTGGCCAATACCTCGACCTTCGTGGTCATGCAGTCCGTCAAGGAAACGGGTATTTGA
- a CDS encoding ABC transporter permease subunit, which yields MSTGKRIEIGGVATGWLLPALILAGWEVAARVGLISANVLPAPSAVAEAFWRLLLSGELIANIGVSSARALAGFAIGGSIGFIFGLANGLSRFSRSFTDTTLQMIRNIPHLALIPLVILWFGIDEEAKLFLVALGVFFPIYINTLLGIQGVDPQLVEMGRTYGMSPFTLFRRVILPGALPSIFTGLRYALGIMWLTLIVAETISSSSGLGYMAMQAREFLLIDVVVLSILIYALLGKLADSFARFLESIFLQWHPAFKKV from the coding sequence ATGAGCACTGGAAAGCGTATCGAGATAGGTGGCGTTGCCACCGGCTGGCTGCTTCCCGCCCTCATCCTTGCAGGATGGGAAGTGGCGGCGCGTGTTGGCTTGATTTCTGCCAATGTGTTGCCGGCCCCCTCCGCTGTCGCGGAAGCCTTCTGGCGGCTTCTGCTCTCGGGTGAGCTTATAGCCAATATCGGCGTCAGTTCCGCCCGCGCACTCGCCGGCTTTGCCATCGGCGGCTCCATCGGCTTCATCTTCGGGCTCGCCAATGGCCTGTCTAGATTTTCCCGCAGTTTCACCGATACGACGCTGCAGATGATACGCAATATCCCACATCTGGCGCTCATTCCGCTCGTCATCCTCTGGTTCGGCATAGACGAGGAAGCGAAGCTCTTTCTCGTCGCGCTCGGCGTGTTTTTCCCTATCTACATCAACACGCTGCTCGGCATTCAGGGGGTCGATCCGCAACTGGTGGAGATGGGCCGCACCTACGGCATGTCGCCCTTCACGCTGTTCCGGCGGGTTATCCTGCCCGGCGCTCTGCCATCCATCTTCACCGGCCTGCGCTATGCGCTCGGCATCATGTGGTTGACCTTGATCGTGGCGGAAACCATTTCCTCGTCCTCCGGCCTCGGCTATATGGCCATGCAGGCGCGCGAGTTCCTGCTGATCGATGTCGTTGTGCTGTCGATCCTCATCTATGCGCTTCTCGGCAAACTCGCCGACAGTTTCGCCCGCTTCCTCGAAAGCATCTTCCTGCAATGGCATCCAGCCTTCAAGAAAGTCTGA
- a CDS encoding aliphatic sulfonate ABC transporter substrate-binding protein, protein MPAITRRALSAGLIAAVALSVLPFAAQAAEELKIGYQKTGLPVIARQQGVIEKALEAKGVKVSWVEFTAGPPLVEALNVGSINVGWTGDAPPIFGQAAGSAIVYVAALPSNGKGEAIFTKPESGIKSVADLKGKKVGVGKGTSAHNLLVAALEKNGLKLSDIDVTYLSPADAAAAFASDKIDAWAVWDPFYAIAETRYKPVTLARTSDVLDVKTYFLANRDYAKSHADTINTNVGALGEAAKWSAANRDKVAAALHEVTGVPLEAQTLAANRSEFGITRIDDKIVASQQETADRFYRLGLIPKQISIKDAVWSGATN, encoded by the coding sequence ATGCCAGCCATTACCCGACGCGCTCTTTCCGCCGGTCTTATCGCCGCCGTCGCTCTTTCTGTTCTTCCTTTTGCCGCACAGGCTGCGGAAGAACTGAAGATCGGTTATCAGAAAACCGGCCTGCCGGTTATCGCAAGGCAGCAGGGCGTCATCGAAAAGGCGCTCGAGGCCAAGGGCGTCAAGGTGTCCTGGGTGGAGTTCACGGCAGGCCCGCCGCTGGTGGAAGCCCTGAATGTCGGTTCCATCAATGTCGGCTGGACGGGTGATGCGCCGCCGATTTTCGGACAGGCGGCGGGTTCAGCCATCGTTTATGTCGCGGCGCTTCCTTCGAACGGCAAGGGCGAGGCGATCTTCACCAAGCCTGAAAGCGGCATCAAGTCGGTCGCCGATCTCAAGGGCAAGAAGGTCGGTGTCGGCAAGGGCACCAGTGCCCACAATCTGCTGGTGGCGGCTCTGGAGAAAAACGGCCTGAAACTCAGTGATATCGATGTGACCTATCTCAGCCCCGCCGATGCCGCGGCTGCTTTTGCCAGCGACAAGATCGATGCCTGGGCCGTATGGGATCCATTCTACGCGATTGCCGAAACCCGCTACAAGCCGGTCACTCTGGCTCGCACCAGTGATGTTCTTGACGTCAAGACCTATTTCCTCGCCAACCGCGATTATGCCAAATCCCATGCGGATACGATCAACACCAACGTCGGTGCCTTGGGCGAAGCGGCGAAATGGTCTGCCGCCAACCGCGACAAGGTGGCGGCTGCCCTGCACGAGGTGACGGGCGTTCCATTGGAGGCGCAGACGCTTGCCGCCAACCGCTCGGAATTCGGCATCACCAGGATCGACGACAAGATCGTCGCCAGCCAGCAGGAAACCGCCGACCGCTTTTATCGTCTGGGCCTCATCCCGAAACAGATCAGCATCAAGGATGCCGTCTGGTCGGGTGCGACCAACTGA